A section of the Candidatus Cloacimonadaceae bacterium genome encodes:
- a CDS encoding ABC transporter permease, with the protein MDITYLGLLFASLLLFIPAFIFWHLKVPLIRTMLISFVRMAVQLAVIGLVLQFIFQKMNLALTLAWMLIMISSAVWTVRGRLKLDKKLILPILITALGTTSLTVMPWIIFLTLRPAPLYSPIYLIPIYGMVLGNSMNSCALALERFESGLADNWKAYYTRIILGANLREATLPAFKKALQTSLMPQLLTVASIGIVSLPGMMTGQILGGASPLVAIKYQLMIMISIFTGVSLTDFIAIRLYLKGRFDRFALPKGI; encoded by the coding sequence ATGGACATCACTTATCTCGGTTTGCTCTTCGCGTCGCTGCTGCTTTTCATTCCCGCCTTCATCTTCTGGCATCTGAAAGTACCGCTGATCCGGACAATGCTCATCTCTTTCGTGCGCATGGCGGTGCAGCTTGCAGTGATCGGACTCGTGCTGCAATTCATCTTCCAAAAGATGAATCTCGCCCTCACCCTCGCCTGGATGCTGATCATGATCAGCAGCGCCGTCTGGACCGTGCGCGGACGCCTCAAACTGGATAAAAAGCTCATCCTGCCAATCCTCATCACTGCCTTGGGCACGACTTCGCTGACCGTGATGCCCTGGATCATATTTTTGACCCTGCGTCCGGCACCTTTGTATTCGCCGATCTACTTGATCCCCATCTATGGCATGGTTCTGGGCAACAGCATGAATAGCTGCGCGCTGGCGTTGGAACGCTTTGAAAGCGGCTTGGCGGATAACTGGAAGGCATATTATACCCGCATTATTTTGGGTGCCAATCTGCGCGAGGCGACCCTACCCGCCTTCAAAAAAGCGCTGCAAACCTCGCTGATGCCGCAACTTTTGACCGTCGCCTCCATCGGCATCGTCAGCCTGCCGGGAATGATGACGGGACAAATCCTCGGTGGCGCATCTCCATTGGTGGCGATCAAGTATCAGCTCATGATCATGATCTCGATCTTCACCGGAGTCTCCCTCACCGATTTTATCGCCATCCGCCTCTATTTAAAAGGAAGATTCGACCGTTTTGCCCTGCCGAAGGGAATATGA
- a CDS encoding ATP-binding cassette domain-containing protein, whose amino-acid sequence MLIQLSIELQSLAWKDKTLLGQTKLEVLAGDKILIVGSTGSGKTSLLHILNLMNPHYEGRIVFNSKDIRDYKPEELRGNVIEVMQEPWLDDVTVREALLEPHTYQVHRKKGAFDSDAWRETVVRLLESFSLDALYLKKKSSQLSGGEKQRIALIRALQFEPEILLLDEISSALDQTTSGIISHCLFGTYPKTVIAVSHDPLWQRSWQKIWRIENNRVLVEDQRS is encoded by the coding sequence ATGCTTATTCAGCTATCCATCGAGCTGCAAAGTCTTGCCTGGAAAGACAAAACCCTGCTGGGACAAACGAAACTGGAAGTCCTCGCGGGGGACAAGATTCTCATCGTGGGCAGCACCGGAAGCGGAAAAACGTCCCTGCTCCACATCCTGAATCTGATGAATCCCCATTACGAGGGACGCATCGTATTCAATAGCAAGGACATCCGAGACTACAAACCGGAGGAACTGCGCGGCAACGTTATCGAAGTGATGCAAGAACCTTGGCTGGATGACGTCACGGTGCGCGAAGCTCTTCTGGAACCGCATACCTATCAAGTTCACCGCAAAAAGGGCGCTTTCGATTCCGATGCCTGGCGCGAAACGGTTGTCCGGCTGCTGGAATCCTTTTCCTTGGATGCCTTATATCTAAAAAAGAAAAGCTCCCAACTATCCGGCGGAGAAAAACAGCGGATCGCACTCATCCGGGCTTTGCAGTTCGAGCCGGAAATCCTGCTCCTGGATGAGATTAGTTCCGCATTGGATCAAACGACCAGCGGCATCATATCCCATTGCCTTTTCGGCACTTATCCCAAAACAGTGATCGCCGTCAGCCACGATCCCCTCTGGCAGAGATCCTGGCAGAAAATCTGGCGCATCGAAAACAACCGCGTCCTTGTCGAAGACCAAAGGAGCTGA
- a CDS encoding FAD-dependent oxidoreductase, which produces MNLRDLLSPLYVWKRAFEKPYSINTLKHGREAAPGYRGFHKNDAEKCIGCGTCAEICQNATIDMVPVSDAKDGDSGLRPRVDYGKCCWCALCVDICPTGSLTMSNAYTWVEEGLDLDVRETYCYIPGVDKKDWDDNNLGYVRPEGYELLHLDRVPMPHLNPEERANSFIELVKGYSRELAKREADRCIQCGICTATCPAHMNIPAYIKAVREDDIEAGLKFLYETNPLPGVCGRICTRRCEDVCALAHRGEAISIRWLKRYLTDCVESEKYREILSSEIVANDKKIAIIGAGAGGLSAAYYLRLMGYEVEIFEQNHAAGGMLRYGIPEYRLPYDKLDKDIDFILSLGVKIHLNTCIGRDITFDGLYSAFDSVFISTGLFEPYRIGIKGDDHVAVISGLKLLSDVTNSIPVELGKKVIVVGGGNVAMDAARTAKRLGADVTVLYRRREIDMPADREEIAEAFEEGINFVFQAVPLEIEDLSTGGIRFVYCMAKMVDHGDGKRPHPIPIEGSRETLDADTVTSAIGQGMNFQWMDGEAKANISFGKWNIEADRWGQTSDHKIFIGGDMFNRTADAVTAIADGNRSARAIDKFLSP; this is translated from the coding sequence GGAACCTGTGCCGAGATCTGCCAAAACGCCACTATCGACATGGTGCCTGTGTCTGATGCCAAGGACGGCGATAGCGGTCTGCGTCCCCGAGTGGATTATGGAAAGTGCTGCTGGTGTGCGCTTTGCGTGGATATCTGCCCCACCGGCTCGCTGACCATGAGCAACGCCTATACTTGGGTGGAAGAGGGTTTGGACCTCGATGTCCGGGAAACATATTGCTACATCCCCGGCGTGGACAAAAAGGACTGGGATGATAACAACCTCGGCTATGTCCGTCCCGAAGGTTATGAGTTGCTGCATCTGGATCGCGTTCCGATGCCGCATCTGAATCCCGAAGAACGTGCGAACTCTTTCATCGAACTGGTGAAAGGCTATTCCCGCGAACTGGCAAAAAGGGAAGCCGACCGATGCATCCAATGCGGCATTTGCACCGCCACCTGTCCCGCCCACATGAACATTCCCGCCTACATCAAAGCCGTCCGTGAGGACGACATCGAAGCCGGGCTTAAGTTTCTCTATGAAACAAATCCTCTCCCCGGCGTCTGCGGAAGGATCTGCACCCGTCGCTGCGAGGACGTTTGCGCACTTGCGCATCGTGGCGAAGCGATCTCCATCCGCTGGCTAAAACGCTATCTGACGGACTGTGTCGAGAGCGAAAAATACCGCGAAATCCTCAGCTCCGAAATCGTTGCCAATGACAAAAAAATCGCCATCATCGGTGCCGGAGCGGGAGGGCTCAGCGCTGCCTATTACTTGCGATTGATGGGCTATGAAGTGGAAATATTCGAGCAAAATCACGCCGCCGGAGGCATGCTCCGCTATGGCATTCCGGAATATCGTCTTCCTTATGACAAACTCGATAAAGACATCGATTTCATCCTTTCCCTGGGGGTCAAAATCCACCTGAATACCTGCATCGGCAGGGACATCACCTTTGACGGCTTATACTCCGCTTTTGATTCCGTGTTCATCAGCACCGGACTCTTTGAACCATATCGCATTGGTATCAAAGGAGATGACCACGTTGCCGTGATCTCGGGTTTGAAACTGCTCAGCGATGTCACCAACAGCATTCCGGTCGAGCTTGGAAAAAAAGTGATCGTTGTCGGAGGCGGAAACGTGGCAATGGACGCAGCCCGAACTGCGAAACGCCTTGGCGCGGACGTCACAGTCCTCTATCGTCGCCGCGAAATCGATATGCCTGCCGACCGTGAAGAGATCGCCGAAGCCTTTGAGGAAGGGATCAATTTCGTGTTTCAAGCGGTGCCCTTGGAGATCGAAGACCTTTCCACGGGAGGCATCCGTTTTGTCTATTGCATGGCGAAAATGGTGGATCACGGAGATGGCAAGCGCCCGCATCCAATTCCCATCGAAGGCAGCCGCGAAACCCTTGACGCGGATACGGTTACCTCCGCCATCGGTCAGGGTATGAACTTTCAGTGGATGGACGGCGAAGCCAAAGCAAATATATCATTTGGCAAATGGAACATCGAAGCCGACCGTTGGGGGCAAACCTCCGACCACAAGATCTTCATCGGCGGAGATATGTTTAACCGAACTGCGGATGCCGTCACAGCTATCGCGGATGGAAACCGCAGCGCCCGAGCCATCGACAAGTTTCTATCGCCTTGA